The following DNA comes from Pelotomaculum isophthalicicum JI.
AAAAACGATCAAACACGTGGGGGAGATGACTTTCACTGATTCCCGGCCCGTTATCTTCAAAGGACAGAAGCGCTCCTTCACTTTGCCCGGATAGCGAAATCCGGATATGACCTTTTTCCGGGTCCGTATGCTGCACCGCGTTATGAAACAGATTTAAAATAACCTGCTTCATTTTATCTACATCATATTTGCATTTCATATTTGGTTCGATCAATAAGTCAAGCTTTCTGCCACCCGCCAGGATACGCAATTGCGGCTCCATCTCTTTGACAACGTTATCTAAAAAACCTTCCTTAAGCTCGATGTGGGGCGCGCGGTCAAGCTTAGTCAACAGGAGAAGATCATGCACCAATTTAGTGAGGCGTTCCGATTCGCTATGCATGCTTTTTAACGATTTGTGCAATTGATCAGGCTGATTTGCCGCGCCGCGGAGCAGCACCTCTAAAAAACCGTGAATAGAGGTTAACGGCGTGCGCAGTTCATGAGAGGCGTCCGCTATAAAACGGCGCATCTGTTCTTTAGTTTCTCTTTCCGCTTCAAAGGAGGCCTCCAGCCGCTCCAACATGCCGTTGAAGGATTCCGCCAAGCGGTCAATTTCCATCTGTCCTTGCCGGGTCGGGAAACGCCTGGCTAAATTCCCGGCATCGATTTGCTCCGCCGTATCCACCATGTTAAATAAAGGCACCAATGTCTTTTTAAGTATCGGTAAAAAGCCAAGCAGTCCGAACAACATCGCAACTAGAGAAAGGAACAAAAAAGTGAGCAGTTGGCGAATAAGCAACTCCTTGAGCGGGTTGGTCAAAGTACTTACTTGAACGACGCCAAGCATTTGCCCACGATCAAAAACCGGTTGAAGCACCAATAATTGTTCCGCCCCCCCGGCATCATTAACTATTTTGTAGTTCTGACCCGGTTTTTTCTTCAACACGTCCATATACTCTTGTTGTTCCAATCTTGGGGGACTTATGCCGTCGGGCCCGTTGAACAAAACGGAATAGTTGCCCTGCAGATCAATGAAGGCCAAATTCGCGTCAGGAATAAAGAAACGCGGCGGACGTAACATCCCATACTCCGGGCCCAAGCCGAAACGCTGCCCTATCTCGGGGGCGAGCGTCATTATCTGGCTCTGCATGCTGGAAGCCTTATTTCTGTAAATAACATCCCGCATAAAAACATATTGAAACAGGCCTATAAGCGCAAGTAAAACAGCGAGGATTAGCAGCGACCGGGATAAAAGTTGGACCCGGAGCGAGTTGGGAGCGAAAAAAGCTTTGATTTGCGCACTTAGCTTTTGACTCATGATAAATCAACCCGGTATCCTGAGCCGCGCAGGGTTTTTATCAATTGATGGTCTTTGTCGTTTAATTTATCCCGCAAAGAACGAATATACACTTCAACAATATTTTCCTCCCCGCCAAAATCATAGCCCCATACTTTTTCCAAAATCATCGTTTTACTAATAACCAACCCATGATTAAGAACTAAAAATTTGAGGAGCTTATATTCGGTGGGCGATAACTCCAAAACCCGGTCTTCGAGCTTGATCTCTTTGCGGCGGTCATCAATATGAAACGGCCCGATCACGACTTCCCCAAACAAGTTTGGAAACTGATTGCGGATCCTGGCATAGATTCTGGCAAGCAGTTCCTCAAAACTAAAAGGTTTTACCATGTAATCATCGGCTCCCAGGGTAAGACCCTTTACCCGGTCATCCACTTCATCCTTGGCCGTCAGCATGATCACAGCCACATTTTCCGTTTTTTTAAGCATCCGGCAGACTTCAAAACCGTCCATTCCCGGCATCATCACATCAAGTATGACAACATGCGGCTGGAATTGCTTCATCAGGTTAATGGCCGTCATACCTTCCTGGGCGGTTCGCACCTCAAATCCCTCATTTTGCAGACCAAGCTCCAGAAATTGTAGAATATTCGGCTCATCATCCACTAATAATATCTTAATTCCTTTTAATTGTTGCATTTCTGACCCACCACCTTTATATCAGGGACATTTCATCGGGAACATTCCTCTGACAGGAGGTGTGTCCCCATTCCTTGTTAGGTGTGTCCCCACTCCTTGTCGGGAGGTGCGTCCCTGTTTCTTTTATTATCCAGGCTATAACTGAAACCATACTGAAGAAAAACTGAAAATCTGTTGAATATCAACGAAGCCAGCTTGTTTACTGATGAGCGCGTAAAAAATCTAAAGGGTTATCACCCCGATAGCGATAACCCTTTATTAATCAGTAATATGGCGGCGAAGGCTCTATTGCTTCAGCTTATCGGTTTCTTTCGGCGCCTTAATAGTTTGTCCTATACTGAGGATACTGTCTACATCAATTTTATTATAACGGGCCAGTTCAGACGCGTAACTTTCCGTGCCATAATAATAAATTGCAATCTTTTCAAAACAGTCACCTTCTTGAACTTTATAATAAATAATATCATCAGCAGGCGTTTGTTGATTTACCGGTTGCTGATTTTCCTGCTGCTGGTTTACCGGTTCTTTGACTTGTTCTTTGAATGTTACAAATCCCTCATCCTCATTTAATTGCCCGGCTTGAGTCGGTGATTCAGACGTCTCACACATATAGATCCTAACAATACCGGCAATGATTATCAATAGAACTGTAACTATTAAGCCTAATATTAAATATTTCTTTTGCATGAGAACCGGCCTGGTTTCCTGGAAATCCATCCCCTCTATATCCTTAACGGCCTTACCGATAATCTCACTATCGTCCATTCTTTTCAACCACGGTGCCTCCCTTAACAAGCTATCTATAAATAATTATCGTCAAAAAAGGCAATACGTTTAACTGCATTATTTCATAATCTACTTAACCTGCGATACCTTTTAATTCAACATAATATGAGCATATTCCTTGACAAATATTTCGAATAATAACGCCAAGATGGCGGTCAAAGACAACTGTTTATCGTCTTTGGCGACCTTTGGGCATGCAACGCGGCTCATATTCGCCCCTTATAATTGTTCAAACTCATTCACGAAAAGCATAATTTTTTAAGCAATAAAAAAGACCCTCAGTTCTGTTTGAATTGAGGTCTTTATATCCTTCTCAACTTTGATTAGTCCAGTCGATGAACGCATAAAATAGGAGCCCGGAGGCCTTTAGGCTAGTTATTTGTGAGAGGGCTTTCAATTAGTGTTGCAAAAATAAACTTATATCAGGATTCCTCCAAATTTTTATAGTACTTTACTATATGGTAAATAATACTATTTTGTTACATCATATAAATACTATTTGTTTACTTCCGGACAACCAACTTGTAAACGTTACGTCGGCCAGTTCCAGGGATTTCCCGGACGCTTTGCTGTAATTCAATTAGTAACCCAGTCCCCTCACAACCTCGTGATCAAGAATTCTTTTGCGCTCTTTCCAGTCCGGCATATGCACAGTCAAAAAGCCATAAAAATCCTGATCATGCTTGGGATGAAGAAAGTGCGCCAGCTCATGCAAAACAACATAATCAACACAAGGTGGCGGAGCTTTGTATAAATAATAATTAAGATTGATTTTTCCATGCCTTCTGGAGCAACTGCCCCAAATGGTTTTCATTCTTCTGACCTGAAGCGCCGGTTTATCGATGCCATGCTTGGCAATAATGGGATACAGTCTGTCGATAGCCGCTAAAAAATAGGCTTTGCTCTGTTTTCGCCACCAGCGCCCAAATTGCTTTTGTAAAGCTTTATTATCCCCGGTGGCGGGAGACTGAATATAAACATAGTCTCCCTCTTGTTTTATTTTATGTATATTTGCTTCACCGACCATGATTCTGATTTGCCTGCCCAGAATACGTGTGGTTGTGCCGCTGCGTATTTCTGTTTCAAGTTCATCCGCTGCCGTCGCTTTAAAATAATTCAAAGACTTTTCGATCCAGGCAGTTTTGCTTTTGAGGAAATCATTCAGATATTTGTCCGGCACGCCAAGCGGCGCCGATAACTTCACGACACCGTCAGGGAACACCTTCAGCCGGATTCTTTTTACGCTTTTACGTTCAATAAATACTTCAACATCGCCCAACGGTTTTGTAAAACATAGTTTTTTCACGCTCATAGCCTAATACCTTCTCACCGCCGTTGTCATAAGTCCTTCCAATATAAGGTCAATTTTCTCGACCGGCAGTTCTATTCCGTGTTCTTCGATAAAATCCCAGATAAGATCGTCAAGCACTTGCGTCATATCTTTTTGCACCGCCGTATTAAACCGCCAGTCAACTTTAGCCCGGTTGGCTATGGACTTTTTCACCTCAATAGCCAGATATCCCATCGCTTCATCTATTTCCGGCGAAATATCCTTTATTTCCGCGGCGATGATATTTTGAATCGATCCGTAAAAAGCTTTCGCGTCACTGTCATTGTCTATACAGGCCGGATAATGATGGCTGGTATAACCTTTCTTAAAATCATCCGCGATTTTCTCCATTTTAAAGAGATAAGAATCATCATTTCTCGACGCCCTGTATTCTTCAAGGGTTTCTTTCAACTGTTCGGAAAACTTCTTGTGCAGCAACGGGTCGTCATAACGGCAGGTTTCCAGTTCCCTGTCCATACGCGTGCGAATGGCGTCACCTTTGGCAGCTTTGCTGTCCAGTTTTTCAAGCTGCTCTTTCATCCCCACGGGATCGTGGATAGAAACCGGCTCGACAATTATTTGACTCGGTTCTGAAAGCACAAAGTTATTCAGCAGGCTGCGAATGCCGTCTTCATACCTGCTAAAATCCACTTTTTCATTGTAACGGAGCAAAATCGCCCCGCGCAGCTTTTGAAATTGAAGCAAATCCTGCTTGTATTTTTGCATTTGTTCATATCCGACGGCGCTATATAAAGCATAGCTCCCCACAGCCAAGTCCAATAACCGGGAAAATATTGAAAGACGCTCATAAAAAAGCTTTCTATAATTAACATCCTCCAATACGCTTTGCCAGCCCTCGGAACTGTTTCGATCAAAGTCCTTCCCCTCGAATACCGCCCACAATTCCTGATGGGACTTTTCCAATCTGAGCTTCTGATCACCGGCGCCAAGAATAACATTCTCTATATCGGCTTGATCATATCCGTCCATGCCCGATTTTTCGTCTGAATACATATCCATGGCAGTATTCAGCCTGCTAAAAATACCCCAGTAATCCACGATAAGCCCGAAATCTTTGCCGGGGCACACGCGATTGACCCGGGCGATGGCCTGCAGCAATGAATGTTCTTTCATGGGTTTGTCCACATAAAGCACGGCGGCGACCGGCGCGTCAAAGCCGGTCAGCAGCATGTCCTTGACGATCAACATATCCACATCTTCGCCGCCAATGAAGCTGTTTTGGACCCAGTCCTCATATTCCTCGTGGTTGCAGCCGTGGAGCGGCTCCACCTCTTCTTTGAAAAAGTCTTTTATTTTCTTCCTGTTTTCGCCGGTAAGCTCCTCACCTTCATTAATATTTTCCGGCGATATCACCACCGCTGTTTTCACCCCGCCAAGCTTCTTGATTGATTTATGCAGGTCAATGGCAGCCGGGCGTGACGAGGCCGCGACCATGGCCTTTAACCCCTTTGGCTTGGCGTAGCTGGTAAAGTGCTCGTGTATATCGAAAGCCACCATGTCGATCCGCTGGCGAGTCTGCGCCAGGGGTAAAAAGCGGCTCCACTTGCGCTTCATGTCTTCTTGCCGCTCAGGGTTTAACGGCGCAATGATGTATTTTAGGTAATCGTCTATCTTTTCACCGGCCACATCCTGGGGAATGATCCTGCCCTCATAGACGAGAGGAACAATGACACCGTCTTCCACCGCCCGGTTAATCGGGTAGCTGTCTATAAGCGGCCCGAATCTTTTATAGGTGTTGAACTTGTCTTTCTTGAGCAGGGGCGTGCCGGTAAATCCGATCTTGATCGCGTTGGGCAGCACGTCAATCATCAAGTTGTGCAGTTGGCCGTACTGGCTGCGGTGGCTCTCGTCCACCAGCAAGAAAATATTGCCGTCTTTAATCTTAATTCTGCTTTTGGCCGCCTTGTCAAATTTATGAACCAGAGTGGTAATGATAGTTACGCTTTTGTCATTTAGCAGATCTATCAGGCCTTTGCCTGTTTTAGCCCGGATGGGGTTAAGCTGAGTTTTGGCAAAATTATCTCTAAGCTGTTTGTCCAGATTGATCCGGTCATTGACCAGTACAAAACGGGGGTTTTTAAAGTCCGGATCAGCCAGGATTTTTTTAACCAGCATGACCATGGTCAAAGACTTGCCGCTGCCCTGCGTATGCCAGATCACACCGCTTTTGGTGTTCTTGTCGTCTTCACCTTTGATCCGTTTCATAGCCGCCTGGATGCCGAAAAACTGCTGGTAGCGGCCTATCTTCTTCACATTGTTATCATAAAGGGCAAAAAAACGAATTAATTCCAGCAACCTCTCCCGGCAGAGCAAGGAAACAATGGTTCTATCCTGTTCGTTAACCAATCCGTCCGGGCTGACGTTGCGGCATTTTTCCTGCTGCCACTGATAGTCTCTTTCCCGCCATACGCTAAAATACTCGGAAAGCGTGCCGCAGGTGCCGTATTTGACAATATTGGGATTCATGGCCATGACGATTTGGGAAAATTTGAACAATTGGGGGATGTAGCCGGGCTGCCAATTGCGTACGTTCTGCGCGACACCCTGCTCAACATCCACGCTGGATTTCTTGCACTCGATTACCACCAGGGGAATGCCGTTGATGTGCAGCACGATATCCGGCCGCGCATATTTGCCGTTCGGCCGTTCCACCGAGAATTCGTCAGTCACGTGCCAGATATTGTTTGCCGGCTGCTCCCAGTCGATAAACTTCAAGTCGAAGGACTGGCGTCCTCCGTCGAACAACTCTTCCTCATAGCTGTTGCCGGAGACAAGCAGGTCGTAGATCGTCCTGCTCGCCGACATCAGGCCGGAAACCAGCGGCGCGTCGATGTCATTAATCGCCTTGCCGATCGACCGGCCGGAAAAAGGCGTCCGCTTGCCCCTGTACACAAAAGACTGCCGTTGCAGGAACTCGCGCAAAACTTCCGGGAACAGCACATTGGAAAGCCGCCCTCGCAAGATTTCCGCCTGAGAACGCGGTATGTACTGATAGCCTAATTTCTCTAAGACCTTTATCGCCCGGTTCTGACTCTCCGGGCGTTCATCGAATATTGTGCGGTCAAACATCAAGAAGAAACCTCCTGCGTATTGACTCTAACCATACCAGTCAGCAATAGCTGCATAAGAGCTTTTTTCTGCTTTTTCAGTTCCTCCAGTTGCTTTTCATGCAGATCAATTTCACGGTCGGCAGTGGATAGGACTTCAGCTATGGCGGTTTGCTCCTCTGTTGATGGGTATATTATCTTTAATTTCTTAATTTCATTTCCGCTGATAGCATCAAATGTACTACCTTGCGATACTTTTAACCATTTATCTTCTATACTTAATAAATACTGATACATATATCGCTGACAATGTTTGGGACGAATAGCGCTGACACCTCTACCAATGCATGCTTTTTGATTTGCTATAGCAACCGCTCCCACTGGTGCTCTGATAGTTAAAATAATATCACCAGCATAACAAGTTTTAGTTATTTGCGTAGTCCATAATCGAGGTTTAGTAACCCCTTTTTGGCAGTCCGCATTTCCTTGAATTAAAGGAATCCCAACTCTATCCTTATTATAGGCCTTTGAATCAGGAGATTGCCCAATAACGACATTGCAAACATCCCCCAATTTAACCTTTTGTAACTCATCAGTAAAACCAGGTAGACGTTTTTTACCTGTGAGCAGGTTTTGCATCAGCCACTTTTTTTGCTGTTTTTTTTCTCCTATAAGCTTCTCTTTCAATTCTATAGACTTGTCCCATGTAGAGAGAATTTCGGCAATCTTCTTTTGCTCCGGCAAGGGAGGGTGAATAGCAAAAAGTCTTTGAAAAGAACTTTTGCTCATCACTCTATTTCTTCCTGCCCCTCCTGGGGATATATCAGATAACATCTTTTTGAAACGAGGCTGTATTACATAATATTTATAAAAAAATGGACAAGCTTTATCATTAAATACATATGTCGGAAACCTATGTGACACTAATTTGCCCTCATCTTCTTGATTTGCCAGCGCTATTGCATGTTCCCATGCAAATGTGATATTAACAATTAAATCATTTTCGGCAACTGAAAACAGTTCTTCCATAGCGATAGAATCAGGATCATCAACAAATTCATGAAAAGTCCCTTTAGCATGACTCCTAAGACCAAGACGCCAATATCCTACTTCTGGTTTAGCTACTTTTCTCTCTATTTGGTCAAGAATATATTTGAGTTGTATTACATCCCACTCATTCGGCACTATACCCACCTTGGTCTTTTTATACCCCGTAGGAACTACATCTTTTTGTATCTGCTCAATACGCTTTTTTATCTCTGGTTTCAATATTTGCACCTACACTTACTTAGGAAAAATTCTACTAAATAATCAGGATATCTAGGACTACTTATACAACGAGTTTTTTGTAGATAATCGTTATTTTTTACTTTATTTTATTTTTGTTCTCTAATTTTTTCAACTCTTTCCTTTCCAACTGTCCGACGCTTTCATCGGGAGTAGGCAGGTCCTCTGGCATAGTCCCGCCAAGCTTTTTGATTGTATCCCGAACGGTTTTGCCCACTACAAAATGGGTTTGGTTGGCCTTTTCTTTCCCTTTTATATTTTCTCTTCTAAGTTTCTCATCTGTTTGGGTCGCACGAAACAAATTTGCCGCAAGCTCAGTGCTGCCCATATGATCGAGTATCTTTTGACTTTTCTTTAAGCCCTTTCTTTGATGTATTTCTTTAACACCTAAGCCGCCATAAAGCCCCTGGTATCCTTTGTTTTGAAATACCGCGCATTCTTGCGGGGTTTCAACACCGGCCATCTTTGCGGCTTCATTGACGTGTTTAATATCCTCAAAGGTTCTTTCGCTATATTTTTGAATATCGCTCATAACCCCAACTCCTTCAGATACTTGGCCATTTGCGCCTCGACTTCGGCAAGCTCCTTTTGGATGTCGGCGATATTGTTTTTTACCTCTTCAATATCCACCAACGCTTCCTCCTCAAATGAATCAACATAGCGGGGGATATTCAGGTTGTATTCGTTGGCACTGATTTCGTCTGCGCCGGCCACATGGGCGAATTTCTTAACATCCGTCCTGTTCTTATAGGCGTTTACAATGTCCTCGATATGTTTCGTTTCAAGTTTGTTCTGGTTCTTGTCCTTTTTATAGCGGAGTCTGCCGTTTTCATCATTTCCGGAGGCGTCAATAAAAAGCACGTCGTCACGGTTGCGGTTTTTCTTGAAAACCAGGATGCAGGCCGGAATGCTTGTCCCGTAAAATAAATTGGCGGGCAGGCCGATGACCGCGTCCAGCAGGTTTTTCTCGATCACAGTCTGCCTGATCCTGCCTTCCGACGCGCCCCTGAACAAAACGCCGTGGGGAGCGACGGCGGCAATCCGGCCGCCGCTCTTGAGGCTGGCGATCATGTGCAGCAAAAACGCCCAGTCACCCTTACTGGAAGGGGGTACTCCCCAGTCAAAGCGGTGGTACCGGTCAAGCGAAGCTTCCATTTTGAATTCTTTGCCTTTGCCGGTCGCCTCGCCGCCGGTGTTAAAACCCGCCGCCCATTTATCCTGCGAAAAAGGCATGTTGGCCACGATGACGTCGAACTGCATGAGATTGCCGTCCGGGTCCAGGTGCAGGGGGTTGGCCAGGGTATCGCCCCAGCGGATCCTGGCGTCCATAATTTCATGGACAAACATGTTCATTTTGGCCATTGACCAGGAGGAGCCGTTCATTTCCTGGCCGTACAGGGCGAGTTTTTTAATCGCGTTGTTTTCCTTGGCCTGGGCTATTTTACCGGTTTTTATGAGCAGGGAGCCGGAGCCGCAGGTGGGATCGTAGATGGTGTCGTTTATTTTCGGGTCGACTATGCGCGCCATCAGTTCCGACACTTCCGGGGGAGTAAAGAAAGAACCGGCCTTTTTGCCGGCCTGGCTGGCAAACTCGCCGATCATATATTCATACGCTTCGCCAATGGTGTCGGCGGCCACCTTGCCTTCCTCGGGCTTGATGGAGGAGGGACGCAGGTCAAGGGACACGAAATCTTCCAGCAACTGCCTCAAGCGGGTGTTTCTTTGCCTTTGATTGCCCAGCATGGCTTCACTGTTAAAGTCAATGCTTCTGAATATGCCGGTGAACAGGGAAGGATTGTCGTCTTCTATGCCGCGCAAAGCCGTATTAATAAGTTCCCCCAGGTTATCTTCATATCTTTTGTCATAAAGCCAGGAAAAGCTCTGTTCTTCCCTGATGACAAAGGGGAGCCTGTTTATCGCTCTTTCCAGCCGCACCGGATTGTCATATTTCTTTGTTAGCTCGTCAACGTTTTCCCTATAGGTATCGCTAAGGTATTTAACAAATAACATGGGCAAGATGTAATCTTTATAGTTTGCCGCGTCGATAGCCCCTCTGAATGTATTGGCGCCTCTCCAAAGCGCGGCCTCGATATCTTTTCTGGTAGTAGCCATCATTTTTCCTCCCTGGAATTTGCCGTGACGCTTTTTAGTACCGCCGCCATGAGCCCTTGATCCGCCGCGATTAAATCAATCAACAGCCTTTTTCGTTTCTTGTGCAGCAGCCACATCTGACCGACAGCCACTTGTTTTTCATATGCTATGGCGGGTATGTCCAACGCCGCCAGGGCTTTTACTGATATGGAATTTATCGCGGCCACCGAACCGACGATATTGCCGTTCAGCAGGGCAATGCCCTGGTTTTCCAACAGGCAGGCTATATAGGCCGGAAAATATTCTTTGGTCACGCGAATAACAATAAGGTTGCTTGAAAAGGTTGTATTCGGCACGTCCTCCCGCACCAGCGTCGCCACGTCCGGGTTAAGCCTTTTGAATAAAATATCATTTTCCCTGACGAAATAGTTTCCGTCGATGGGGGTTTGCCTTTTTATTTTCGAGGTTATATTTATATTGTTGAAAATCCCCAAATGGTTTGGCTGAATAAAATTATATGTTATCAAACTTGTGTTGTACATAAGTTCATGTTGTTTTACGTCGGGCAGGCCATTCACAATACTGGCGATATCACCGAGCTTTACGTTCTTTAGCGCCGCCACCTTCTCACTCCCTTTTCGACAAGCGTCCGGCCGAAATAACCGCCTGAATAAACATGAATGCCAAAGCTGATTCTATCGGGGAGAAACGGCTCTGGCATTTTAAACATATTAATATTCTTGCGAAAACATCTTTAAACCATCGGCGGGAGGGCAACCACGGCACATTTTAATCTGCCTCCTCACGCTGGTAAAAACACTTCCAGTCAGGCCAGTTGTCGCTTTTACCGCGGTTATTGAGCCAGTGCAGCGGCTGGAGATTACTCAAATCATCTGCTCCTCCTTTGGCCACCGGCTTGTCATGGTCGATTTCCCAACCAAAATCGGAGTCGATATCGCCATAATCAGAAAACTTAATCCATGCGCCGCACCGGTCTCTCCTGTAATCACTCTCGTTATAACCTGGAACAATAGTAGCCTTGTTCCACACGGCCAAAATTGTACGCGGGTCAAAAGATTCATTTATACGCTTGCGAATTTCTCTTTCTTCCATAAACTCTCCTTTCCGGGACTAATTGCTTCCGCCAGCAAAATCAACGAGCTATAAGAATTTTACATTAACCCCCCATGGGATAGGGTTAAACCAATAATTACATTATACAAAAATAATTTCCAAAGTCAATAATTTTTTTTGTTAATTGTTAACATATTATTTAAAACACTATTTTATCAAGGAATTCCTGAATATTTTAGCAAAATAATTTGTTTGTCTTTAACATCATATCCCTCACGTCGGACCATGACGCAATTGTCACTCACCCTACTTTTTGTTTTTTGGGCTTTGTATTCGATGAAAGCCCGGCCGTATTTTATTCCTTATCAGCAGTCTTATACAGTCTCTGTGAAACGTTCATATTAAATATCGGAACAATAAGAAGCATGCCAACAAAAAACATTATCCCGGACATTTCGTACATGCCAACAAGGGAAAACCGGGTTTTTAGCCATCCGGCCAGACTCATCATAATTACCATGGCGCCCATGAACATTGGATTCAGCACCCCGTTCACCCGTCCCACAAATTCTTCTTTCGTCATATTTAAAATTAACGTGTTTATTCCAGTGTGAATGCAGGGAAAAAACAATCCATTAAAGAACTGGAAACATAACGTAATGATCAGGCTGGTAGACAGCCCCACTCCCACTACTGATACGGCGCTAACCAGCAGTCCAGTCGCAAGCAATTTCTGCGCCGCTATTTTTTTTGAAAAACCGATGATAGCGCCGCCTCCCACCAGCATAGCCGCGCCATTCACCATCATAAGCCATTGCAGATTTTCTTTTGGCAAACCCAGCCGTTCAATCACAACAAAAATTCCAAGAGGTTGGATAACTCCGACCGCAAGACCGGCGGTGACGAACACCCCGCCAAGTGCTGTCAGCACTTTATTATGCCACACGTAGCGAAAACCGTCGGCCAACTCCCTGGTGAAATCGCTATCATGCCTGTCACAATCTTTCTTGTCAGGCGGTAAAAAAGTAAGCGCTCCGGCCGACAGCAAAAACGCCACGCCCATTACACTGATTGCGACATGAATGCCGAATCGCTGGAAAACAAAAGTTCCCAACAGAGGTCCTATAATCATAAAAATA
Coding sequences within:
- a CDS encoding type I restriction-modification system subunit M yields the protein MMATTRKDIEAALWRGANTFRGAIDAANYKDYILPMLFVKYLSDTYRENVDELTKKYDNPVRLERAINRLPFVIREEQSFSWLYDKRYEDNLGELINTALRGIEDDNPSLFTGIFRSIDFNSEAMLGNQRQRNTRLRQLLEDFVSLDLRPSSIKPEEGKVAADTIGEAYEYMIGEFASQAGKKAGSFFTPPEVSELMARIVDPKINDTIYDPTCGSGSLLIKTGKIAQAKENNAIKKLALYGQEMNGSSWSMAKMNMFVHEIMDARIRWGDTLANPLHLDPDGNLMQFDVIVANMPFSQDKWAAGFNTGGEATGKGKEFKMEASLDRYHRFDWGVPPSSKGDWAFLLHMIASLKSGGRIAAVAPHGVLFRGASEGRIRQTVIEKNLLDAVIGLPANLFYGTSIPACILVFKKNRNRDDVLFIDASGNDENGRLRYKKDKNQNKLETKHIEDIVNAYKNRTDVKKFAHVAGADEISANEYNLNIPRYVDSFEEEALVDIEEVKNNIADIQKELAEVEAQMAKYLKELGL
- a CDS encoding HNH endonuclease signature motif containing protein; this translates as MEEREIRKRINESFDPRTILAVWNKATIVPGYNESDYRRDRCGAWIKFSDYGDIDSDFGWEIDHDKPVAKGGADDLSNLQPLHWLNNRGKSDNWPDWKCFYQREEAD
- a CDS encoding MFS transporter: MTQGTAAFFRNRFIRAILLSGIFLQVGIWVRNFAILLFVMERTNNNPFAVSLISVAEFTPIFLFSFIGGTYADRWRPKRTMVLCDLLSALSVFMVLLTIIFGTWEAVFLVTFISAILSQFSQPSAMKLFKVHVPMEQIQMGMAMFQTLMAIFMIIGPLLGTFVFQRFGIHVAISVMGVAFLLSAGALTFLPPDKKDCDRHDSDFTRELADGFRYVWHNKVLTALGGVFVTAGLAVGVIQPLGIFVVIERLGLPKENLQWLMMVNGAAMLVGGGAIIGFSKKIAAQKLLATGLLVSAVSVVGVGLSTSLIITLCFQFFNGLFFPCIHTGINTLILNMTKEEFVGRVNGVLNPMFMGAMVIMMSLAGWLKTRFSLVGMYEMSGIMFFVGMLLIVPIFNMNVSQRLYKTADKE